GACCTGCTCAAGGACTTCCGCAACGTGCTGGTGCTGAGCGGCCACAGCCACACCCAGCAGCACGTCTACCACGGCAAGGCCGAGGGCTGGCAGGGTGAGAAGCCGCTGCACGAGTACAACGTCGGTGCCAACTGCGGCGCGTTCTGGTCGGGCGTGAAGAATGCTGCGGGCGTACCCGACAGCACCATGAGCGATGGCACCCCGAAGGGCTACGCGCTGCTGGACGTGGCCGGCAACGGCAGCTACCGCCTGCAGTACCGCGTGGCCGGTGCCCCGGCCAGCGACCAGATCGGCCTGCATGCGCCGAAGGTGCTGCGCCAGGGGGCTTACCCGGCATGGGGCGTGTACGCCAACGTGTACATGGGCGAGGACACCAGCGTGGTCGAGTTCCGCGTTGACGGCGGTGCCTGGCAGGCGATGAAGCAGGTCAGCCAGCCTGACCCGCGCCTGCTGGTAGAGAACGTGGCCGATGACACGGCCGACGTCCTGCGCGGCTATGATCGTTCGCCGGAAGCCACCGCATCGCCGCACCTGTGGCGTGGCGCGCTGCCGACCAACCTCGAGGTGGGCAGCCACAAGGTCGAGGTGCGCTCGACCCAGCCCGATGGCGCGGTGTTCACTGCCACCACCCGCTACAGCCTGCAGACGGCCCAGCCCTGATCCAGGCCGGTCCGGGTGCAGGTTCGCTGCACCCGGGTCCCGCAGCGTTGGCAAAGCGCGTTCAATGCCTGAGAATCGACACGATTCAATCGATTCAAGCAGGCCAGTGTGAACGTTGCAGCAGCGTCCCCGGTACTTTCCGATCTGGCCAGCCCTTCCGCTGGCAGCGGTACCCCCCACGGCAATGATCCGCGCAGCCTGGTGGTGGCCGACGTCGGCGGCACCTTCGCCCGCCTGGCCCTGGCCGAGACCACGCCGGGGCAGACCCCGCGACTGGGCAGCTACCGCACCTACGCCTGCGCCGATCATCCGAGCCTGGCCGCGATTCTCGCCGATTTCACTGCCAGCCTCGGCCAGCCGGTCAGCACGGCCGTGGTGGCGATTGCCGGCCTGCTCGATGGCGATGTGCTGATCAACGCCAACCTGCCGTGGACGGTCTCGCTGTCGACCACCCGCGCGCAGTCCGGGCTGCAGGAACTGCAGCTGATCAACGATTTTGAAGCGGTGGCGCTGGCCATTCCCTACCTGCAGGCCGACACCCTGGTGCCGTTGAACGGCGATGCCGATCCGGCGCAGGCGTTCCCGGCGCTGGTGCTGGGTGCGGGGACCGGCCTGGGCGCGGCGTTGCGCTTTGCCGATGGCGACCGCCCGGTGCTGGCCAGCGAACTCGGCCACGCGGCGCTGGGCGCCGGCAACGCGCTGGAGCTGCAGGTGCTGGGTCAGCTGCTGCAGCGTTGGCCGCACGTGGACAACGAACGCGTGCTGTCCGGCAGTGGCCTGATGAATCTTTACCCGTGCCTGTGCGAACTGCGCGGCGCGACCCCGCAGTGGCACAGCACCGAGGCGCTGATCGGCGCGGCGCGCAGTGGCGAGGATCCGCTGGCGGTGGAAACCCTGCAGGTGTTCTGCGCGTGGCTGGGCAGCCTGGCCGGTGATGCGGCGATCGCCGTGGGCGCGCGCTCGGTCTATCTGGCCGGTGGCATCTCCGCGCACGTGCAGGATTTCCTCGCCGATGGCCGCTTCCGCGAGCGCTTCCTCAACAAGGGCGTGCTGACCGACGTGCTGCGCCAGGTGCCGGTGTGGCGCGTCGAACACGGCCAGCTGGGCGTACTCGGCGCGGCGGTCTGGCACGCGGCGCGCACGCCGGCATAAGAACAACAGCAAGGCTGCCGGCAGCCTGCCGACGGCCGAACGGACGACGGAGGCGGACATGGTGGATCGCAGGCAGTTCCTTCAGGCCGGAGCACTGGCCGCGGGCATGGCGGCATTGCCGAGCGTGCAGGCGCGCGCGCAGGGCGGAGCGAAGGTCGTTTCAACCTGGGATTTCGGCGTGCCGGCCAACCAGGCGGCATGGAAGGTCCTGGCCAACGGGGGCAGCGCGCTGGATGCGGTTGAAGCCGGTGCGCGCTGGGCCGAGAGCGAGCTGTGCAATCCCACCGTCGGCCATTGCGGCAACCCGGATCGTGACGGCGTGCTGAGCCTGGACGCGAGCATCATGGACGGCGATGGTCGCTGCGGTGCGGTCGCCGCGCTGGTGGACATCCTGCACCCGGTGTCGGTGGCCCGCAAAGTGATGGAGAACAGCCCGCACGTGCTGCTGGTGGGCGAGGGCGCGCAGCAGTTCGCGGTGCAGCAGGGCTTCGAGCGCCAGCACCTGCTGACGCCGCAGGCCGAGGCGGCCTGGCGCGCGTGGCTGAAGACCGAGAAGTACCAGCCGCAGATCAACGCCGAGCGCCGCGGCATCCCCGGCAACAGCGACAACCACGACACCATCGGCATGCTGGCGCTGGACGCCAAGGGCAACCTCGCCGGCGCCTGCACCACCAGTGGCATGGCCTGGAAGCTGCACGGCCGCGTCGGCGACAGCCCGATCATCGGTGCCGGCCTGTACGTGGACAACGAGGTTGGCGCGGCGACGGCCTCGGGCGTGGGCGAGGAAATGATCCGCAACGCGGCCTCGTTCCTGGTGGTCGAGCTGATGCGCCAGGGGCGCACGCCGGCCCAGGCCTGCCGCGAGGCCATCGACCGGGTGGTGCGCAAGCGCCCCGAGGCGAGCAAGACGCTGCAGGTCTGCTTCCTGGCGATGAACAAGCAGGGCGAAGTCGGCGCGTACGCGTTGCATCGCGGCTTCGTCTACGCGGTGTGCGATGCGCAGCGCCAGGACGACCTGCGCGATTCGCCGTCGATCTACACGAGCACCCAGGCATGAGCGTGCGCCTGGGGTTGGAGATCGCCAGCAACTCGGTGGCCTCGGCACTTGCCGCGCAGGCCGGTGGTGCCGACCGCATCGAACTGTTCGACAACCTCGCCGAGGGCGGCACCACGCCGTCCTTTGCCAGCATCGCCATTGCCCGCGAGCGGCTGACCATTCCGCTGTTCGTGCTGGTGCGTCCGCGTGCCGGCGATTTCCACTACGACGCACTGGAAACCGAGCTGATGCTGCGTGACATCGCGCAGTGCCGCGCACTGGGCTGCGATGGCGTGGTGGTGGGTGCGCTGGATGCGCAGGGTGACATCGACCTGCCGCTGTGCCGCGAGCTGGTGCAGGCCGCTGGGCCGCTGCAGGTCACGTTCCATCGCGCTTTCGATGCCACCCGCGATCTGTGCGCGGCGCTGGAGCAGGTGATCGGCCTCGGCTGCCAGCGCGTGCTGACGTCGGGCGGGCAGGTCAGCGCGGAGGCCGGCAGCAAGGTGCTGGCCGGGCTGGTCACCCAGGCGGCGGGGCGCATCAGTGTGATGGCCGGTGCCGGCCTGGGCCCGGCCAACATCGCCGCGATTGCCCGACACACGGGCTGCACAGAACTGCACGCCTCTGCCAAGGGCCTGCGGCGCTCGGACATGCAGTTCCAGAACCCGGTGCTGCGCGGCCTGGACCCGGACTGGAGCCAGACCAGCACCGCCACCGTGGCGGCATTGCGCAAGGCACTGGACGGCTGAGCGCCAAGGACGGGGTCGGATCCCTTCGCAGAAGGGCTCTGACCCCGGATGGCCGGATGCGCTGGACGCGGACAAATGCGTTCCGCGCGTATATGTCGTGATCGTGTCACCTCGTTGTGCCGTCGCCGCACACCCGTGCATCGCAAATCATTGATTCTTCGATAGACGTACGGTCGTTTACGACTGCGCGGTGTGCATTGCTGCGCCGCGGGATGCCAAGCCTCGTTCAGCCATGCTTTAGTTTGGATCGATCCACAGGGGAGGGCGCGGATCCGGTATGGATCGATGCAAGTGCCCTGGGTCGACGTCTCTGCAGTGCCGCTGTTCCTCGCATCCGCGCGCCCACACCAACGAAGAGCAACCGCCCATGGCTCAGTCCGTCCGTAACCGTCGTCATCTGTTGTCCCAGGCCCTGTTGCTGGCCCTGCTGCCGCTGGCGGCCAGTGCACAGGACGCCGACAGTGCGTCCGCCACCAAGGATCTGGACGCGGTCACCGTCACCGGCTCGCGCATCAAGCGCGCCAGTGTCGAAGGCCCGGCCCCGGTCAACGTGATCTCCGCACAGCAGATCCAGAAGGAAGGCTTCGTCACCGTCTACGACGCGTTGAAGACGCTGACCGAAGCAACCGGCACCGTAGAAGCAGCGTCGCAGTGGGGCTCGCACACGCCCAATGCCAGCGGCCTGAACCTGCGTGGCATGGGCCCGAACCGGACCCTGCTGCTGGTCAACGGTCGGCGCGTGGCCGACTACCCGCTGCCCTATGGCGGCGAGACCAACTTCTCCAACTACAGCAACATTCCCGCCGCCGCAGTGGAGCGCATCGAAGTGCTGACCGGTGGCGCCTCGGCCATCTACGGTTCGGATGCGATCGCCGGCGTGGTCAACGTCATCCTCAAGACCAACTACGACGGTGATGAAGTGCGCGTGCGTGGCGGCACGTCCACCGAAGGCGGCCGGGACACCTGGGATCTTTCCTGGGCCGGCGGCAAGACTGGCGACCACTGGAGCGTGACCTATGCGCTGCAGTACACCAAGCGCGATCCGCTGTTCGGCCGGGACCGGCCGCAGATGGACGATGCCGACGATGCGCCGTATCCGTCCTGGAACATGGAGCAGCGCAAGGTCGGGTTCCGACCCACGGCCGGCCTGGCGCTCATCGACCCCGGCACCGGAGAGCGCCTGGCACCCCCCACTGGAACCTGCGAGAAGTTCGACGGCGAGTACTACACCGCTGATCGCCTGGTCTACAACTACAACGCCAATACCGTGACGAACACGGGGCGCCTGTGCGGCATGAGCGCCGACTACGCCAACTGGCTGCTGACCGGTGGCTCGGAGAACCTCTCCGGCAACCTGTATGCCACGTTCGACTTCGGCAACGATCTGCAGGCCTGGAGCAATCTGGCCGTCTACCGTTCCGAAGCGTTGTGGGGCACCAATCCGCCCAGCGTCACCCTCGTCGACGATGCCAACGGCTACTACTGGGATGCCAACCGCGATCGCCCGATTCTGGGCGTGCGCCAGTTCACCCCCAACGAGGTCGGCGGCCTGGACACCCTGCGCAATACCAACCGCGAATTGTCCTGGGATGTCAGCGCCGGCCTGCGCGGTCGATTGGCTGACCGTTTCGACTGGAGCGCGTCGGTGGGGCGTTCCTACTACCGCGTGGAAGAGCGGCAGAACGTGGTGGATGAGCAGAAGTCGTATGACTTCTTCCTGGGCCCGCGGCTGGGTACAACCGCCGACGGGGAAGCGATCTATGCCTTGAACGAATCGCGCTGGTGGAACCCGATCACCCCCGACGAGTATTGGCAGATGGGTACGGTGGCGCGTAATCATGCCTCGTCGTGGGTCAGCCAGGCTTCGGCGGATATCACCGGCGAACTGTTCCAGGGCTGGGCCGGACCGGTATCGTTCGCGGCGGTGGCGGAAGTTGCGCGGCAGGGCTATCACCTCAGCCCCGACCCACGCGCCGGCATCGACTTCGACCTGCAGAACGTCGATCGTGGCGGTGGCGAGCGCACGCGCTATTCGGCAGGCGTGGAGTTCAAGATTCCACTGGCCGACAGCCTGATCGCTACCGCTGCGGCGCGCTACGACCGCTATGGCAGCTACAAGGCCGATGACAGCGCCGACGCAGTGAGCATCGGCAGCCAGAAGGAAACCACCTGGAATGCGGGCCTGGAGTGGCGGCCGTTCGAGTCGCTGCTGGTGCGAGGTTCCTATGCCACCAGCTTCCACGCCCCGGACATGCACTACCTGCTGGGCCAGCCCAGCAGTTCGCAGGTGCTGACCTATGATCGGCTGCGCTGCATTGAAAGTGGCGCCTACCTGGTCAACGAGTGCGGCGCGGGCAATCCCGATGTCTGGTACGCGTTCGATGTGAACCGCCGCGGCACGCCGCTGTTGCGTTCTGAAACCGGTGATTCCTGGACCGTGGGCTTTGTCTGGGATGTGCTGCCGAATCTGTCGGTCAGTGCCGACTACTGGGCGATCAAGCTTCAGGACATGATCGTCGACGTGGGCGCCGACGAAGTGCTGGCCAGTGAGGCCGGCTGCCTGACCGGCAGGAACATCGACGGCACGCCCTGGTCGAACCCGGCCGGTGGAGAATACTGCGCGGGCATCCTTGCGCGCGTGAACCGCGACAGCAATGGGCGCCTGGTTTCCATCGAGCGCGGGCCCTTCAACCTGGCCAGCCGTGAGGTCCGAGGCATTGACCTGACCGCGCGCTACCGCCTGGAAACCGCCGCTTGGGGGAGCTTCCAGCTTGGGGTGAACTACACCAACCAGCTCTCGACCAAGGAGCAGCGTTACGCCAACGATCCCAATCCCGAGCGTCGTGACCGCGACCTGCGCAGCAAGCTGCGCGCCAGCCTGGGTTGGCAGCATGGCAACTGGAACGCCAATGTCTACGCAGACCGCGTGGGTTCGGTGCCGGGCGTGCGTTACCACTGGGGCACCGACCGCCTGGACAACCCCGGGGGGTGCCTGCCGTTCGCCGATGGCTATGTGCCCAGCGACAGCCCGTCGTTGAACTGCCTGGAGCCGTTGACCCGGCCTGACGGCTCGGCCAACCCCAATCCCAACGCAGGCCAGCAGACCTCGCGCTACTACGGGCGGGTAGGGCCGTTCATCACCTGGAACTTCAACGTGGGTTACCAGGTGACCGAGCACATGAAGATCAACGCGTACGTCAACAACGCATTCAATGCGGCCAGCTGGAACCACAAGGATCCCTACAAGGCGGACTACGACTTCGCGCCGACCCGACTGCTGGGTGCCGTGGGGCGCGAGTTCGCGCTGGAGTATGTGTTCACGTTCTGAGTGCAGAAACCTGCGCCTCTACAAAAAACGGCAGCCACCTGTAAAAGCGTGGCTGCCGTGGAGGACCGTTGTGCGGGGTCGGATCCCTTCGCAGAAGGGCTCCGACCCCAGGTGCCGGCTTAGAACTTGTAGGTCGCGCCGAAGTAGATCTGGCGGCCCGAGTACAGGTTGGAGATCAGGCGGGACTGGGTGTCGCTGCCCAGGTAGATGCGCTGCTCGGACTTGGTGGCGTTGAGCACCGAGGCGGTGAAGGTCAGCGCTTCGGTGAAGTTGTACGCCACGTTCAGATCCAGCTGGTCGTACGGTTCGCTGTACTGGGTCATGCCATTGACCAGGCCGCCGACCACTTCACCACGACGGTTGTACGAAGCACGGGCCAGGAACCGGTCGGTTTCGTAGAACACCGTCAGGTTGGCCTGGTTCTTGGCGCTGCCCACCAGCGGCGAG
This genomic stretch from Stenotrophomonas sp. SAU14A_NAIMI4_5 harbors:
- a CDS encoding glucokinase, with the protein product MNVAAASPVLSDLASPSAGSGTPHGNDPRSLVVADVGGTFARLALAETTPGQTPRLGSYRTYACADHPSLAAILADFTASLGQPVSTAVVAIAGLLDGDVLINANLPWTVSLSTTRAQSGLQELQLINDFEAVALAIPYLQADTLVPLNGDADPAQAFPALVLGAGTGLGAALRFADGDRPVLASELGHAALGAGNALELQVLGQLLQRWPHVDNERVLSGSGLMNLYPCLCELRGATPQWHSTEALIGAARSGEDPLAVETLQVFCAWLGSLAGDAAIAVGARSVYLAGGISAHVQDFLADGRFRERFLNKGVLTDVLRQVPVWRVEHGQLGVLGAAVWHAARTPA
- a CDS encoding N(4)-(beta-N-acetylglucosaminyl)-L-asparaginase; amino-acid sequence: MVDRRQFLQAGALAAGMAALPSVQARAQGGAKVVSTWDFGVPANQAAWKVLANGGSALDAVEAGARWAESELCNPTVGHCGNPDRDGVLSLDASIMDGDGRCGAVAALVDILHPVSVARKVMENSPHVLLVGEGAQQFAVQQGFERQHLLTPQAEAAWRAWLKTEKYQPQINAERRGIPGNSDNHDTIGMLALDAKGNLAGACTTSGMAWKLHGRVGDSPIIGAGLYVDNEVGAATASGVGEEMIRNAASFLVVELMRQGRTPAQACREAIDRVVRKRPEASKTLQVCFLAMNKQGEVGAYALHRGFVYAVCDAQRQDDLRDSPSIYTSTQA
- a CDS encoding copper homeostasis protein CutC; protein product: MSVRLGLEIASNSVASALAAQAGGADRIELFDNLAEGGTTPSFASIAIARERLTIPLFVLVRPRAGDFHYDALETELMLRDIAQCRALGCDGVVVGALDAQGDIDLPLCRELVQAAGPLQVTFHRAFDATRDLCAALEQVIGLGCQRVLTSGGQVSAEAGSKVLAGLVTQAAGRISVMAGAGLGPANIAAIARHTGCTELHASAKGLRRSDMQFQNPVLRGLDPDWSQTSTATVAALRKALDG
- a CDS encoding TonB-dependent receptor encodes the protein MAQSVRNRRHLLSQALLLALLPLAASAQDADSASATKDLDAVTVTGSRIKRASVEGPAPVNVISAQQIQKEGFVTVYDALKTLTEATGTVEAASQWGSHTPNASGLNLRGMGPNRTLLLVNGRRVADYPLPYGGETNFSNYSNIPAAAVERIEVLTGGASAIYGSDAIAGVVNVILKTNYDGDEVRVRGGTSTEGGRDTWDLSWAGGKTGDHWSVTYALQYTKRDPLFGRDRPQMDDADDAPYPSWNMEQRKVGFRPTAGLALIDPGTGERLAPPTGTCEKFDGEYYTADRLVYNYNANTVTNTGRLCGMSADYANWLLTGGSENLSGNLYATFDFGNDLQAWSNLAVYRSEALWGTNPPSVTLVDDANGYYWDANRDRPILGVRQFTPNEVGGLDTLRNTNRELSWDVSAGLRGRLADRFDWSASVGRSYYRVEERQNVVDEQKSYDFFLGPRLGTTADGEAIYALNESRWWNPITPDEYWQMGTVARNHASSWVSQASADITGELFQGWAGPVSFAAVAEVARQGYHLSPDPRAGIDFDLQNVDRGGGERTRYSAGVEFKIPLADSLIATAAARYDRYGSYKADDSADAVSIGSQKETTWNAGLEWRPFESLLVRGSYATSFHAPDMHYLLGQPSSSQVLTYDRLRCIESGAYLVNECGAGNPDVWYAFDVNRRGTPLLRSETGDSWTVGFVWDVLPNLSVSADYWAIKLQDMIVDVGADEVLASEAGCLTGRNIDGTPWSNPAGGEYCAGILARVNRDSNGRLVSIERGPFNLASREVRGIDLTARYRLETAAWGSFQLGVNYTNQLSTKEQRYANDPNPERRDRDLRSKLRASLGWQHGNWNANVYADRVGSVPGVRYHWGTDRLDNPGGCLPFADGYVPSDSPSLNCLEPLTRPDGSANPNPNAGQQTSRYYGRVGPFITWNFNVGYQVTEHMKINAYVNNAFNAASWNHKDPYKADYDFAPTRLLGAVGREFALEYVFTF